In the genome of Dioscorea cayenensis subsp. rotundata cultivar TDr96_F1 chromosome 1, TDr96_F1_v2_PseudoChromosome.rev07_lg8_w22 25.fasta, whole genome shotgun sequence, one region contains:
- the LOC120278757 gene encoding class I heat shock protein-like, whose translation MSIISFFGRRGSKGDLWDPFDGVPFAASPFTSAQVDWKETPDAHIYIADFPGMKKDEVKVEVEEEKLLKISGQRTREAEEKNDKWHRIERSSDQIFRTIKLPPNVNTSKVKAALQNGVLTVTVPKDQDMKAVGRFIEISG comes from the coding sequence ATGTCGATCATCTCCTTTTTCGGCCGCAGAGGAAGTAAAGGCGACCTGTGGGATCCTTTTGATGGTGTCCCTTTTGCTGCATCTCCGTTCACCAGTGCTCAAGTGGATTGGAAGGAGACTCCAGATGCACACATATATATTGCCGATTTCCCGGGGATGAAAAAGGATGAGGTGAAGGTCgaggtggaggaggagaagTTGCTCAAGATAAGCGGCCAAAGGACGAGGGAGGCTGAAGAGAAAAATGATAAGTGGCATCGTATCGAACGCAGCTCTGATCAGATTTTTCGAACCATTAAATTGCCACCGAATGTGAATACTAGCAAAGTGAAAGCAGCGCTGCAAAATGGAGTTCTTACAGTTACAGTTCCTAAAGATCAAGACATGAAGGCAGTTGGAAGGTTCATTGAGATATCAGGTTGA
- the LOC120261211 gene encoding zinc finger CCCH domain-containing protein 56 isoform X2 — translation MDYNSNAIEIIPEPTVPGGANSWTSNLNDQALWATEDDYRSWNGETSVDSMSNSVQDSRQGPSRAGGEQTPTKKARNDSQGNGSNSKSKAIGKMFFKTKLCCKFRAGTCPYITNCNFAHGIEELRKPPPNWQEIVAAHDEASEPREEHQIPIITSSNVSGDTQRSYKGRHCKKFYTEEGCPYGDACTFLHDEQSRSRESVAISLGPSMGSSGNYAAVANPTAQKPSNWKTRICNKWEMTGNCPFGSKCHFAHGAAEIEGGSAPSAAQESKHAGVPLKAPTDTVVAANTSVPHAEVYHHIGTPAQRSVGIPQRQGQRQFQKWKGPDKISRIYGDWIDEIE, via the exons ATGGATTATAATAGCAATGCTATAGAGATAATTCCAGAACCAACGGTCCCTGGTGGTGCAAATTCGTGGACATCCAACCTTAATGACCAGGCGCTTTGGGCCACTGAAGATGATTATCGTTCTTGGAATGGAGAAACCTCAGTGGATTCCATGTCCAACTCTGTGCAGGATTCCCGCCAAGGCCCTTCCAGGGCAGGTGGTGAGCAGACTCCCACCAAGAAAGCTCGGAATGATTCTCAAGGAAATGGATCCAACAGTAAGTCTAAAGCCATTGGTAAAATGTTCTTCAAGACCAAATTATGCTGCAAGTTTCGTGCTGGGACTTGTCCATACATCACAAACTGTAATTTTGCGCATGGGATTGAGGAGCTACGGAAACCACCTCCCAATTGGCAGGAGATTGTGGCAGCTCATGATGAAGCTTCGGAGCCCAGGGAGGAGCATCAGATACCGATAATCACTTCTTCCAATGTTAGTGGGGATACACAGAGGTCATATAAAGGGAGGCATTGCAAGAAGTTCTATACTGAGGAAGGATGTCCTTATGGTGATGCATGTACCTTTTTGCATGATGAACAGTCTAGATCTCGGGAGAGCGTGGCGATAAGCCTTGGTCCAAGCATGGGGAGTAGTGGTAATTATGCGGCTGTAGCCAATCCAACTGCTCAGAAGCCGTCAAATTGGAAGACCAGGATATGTAATAAGTGGGAGATGACAGGGAACTGCCCGTTTGGTAGCAAGTGCCACTTTGCTCATGGCGCGGCAG AGATTGAAGGCGGAAGTGCTCCTTCAGCAGCTCAGGAATCCAAGCACGCTGGAGTACCATTAAAGGCCCCAACAGACACTGTTGTTGCAGCTAACACTTCAGTACCACACGCCGAAGTCTATCATCATATCGGGACTCCTGCGCAAAGGTCAGTTGGTATTCCGCAGAGGCAGGGGCAGAGACAATTTCAGAAATGGAAAGGCCCAGACAAGATTAGTAGAATTTATGGTGATTGGATTGATGAAATTGAGTAG
- the LOC120263812 gene encoding protein RETICULATA-RELATED 1, chloroplastic-like isoform X1 — protein sequence MPSLAVVHASSLRLVPHRHRISHPENHHTTRLSVAASSRRLRPISAAASLSSVHPSGAVDSDPCGFLERCLFSTEAGAKSPSLSIGLVARPMATVSPEMMGQYGSFGAVTLEKGKLDLSQKTSKSSPETAIGGGGGDNGKKIFHGGGGGDDGDDDDDYFGDFDEGDEGEEGGLFRRRIFLQEFYDRQFVDAVLQEWYKTITDLPAGFRQACEMGMVSSAQMAQFLAMNARPTMARLISRSLPESISRAFIGRMLADPSFLYKLLLEQVATIGCSVWWEFKNRKERIKEEWDLALINVLTAAACNVAIVWSLAPCRSYGSTFQFDLQNTIQKLPNNIFERSYPFREFDLQKRVQSFFYKAAELSLFGLIAGSVQGTLSKLSSRRKEPRPCCRLSMTMPSVRTNALGSGSFLGIYTNFRYQLLYGIDRALLDYFDVLGVAIFFGFALRILNVQVGETSKVAWLGVEANPLIQSEDHSKFYSRPSEALDTPSSKWFISKNTIISGLGRLGIRKDSKDLNSSTSKARRKRIVRTKVSESSV from the exons ATGCCTTCCCTCGCCGTCGTCCACGCTTCTTCACTCCGCTTGGTTCCCCACCGCCATCGAATCTCTCACCCCGAGAATCACCACACCACCAGACTCAGCGTCGCTGCCTCTTCTCGTAGATTGAGGCCCATCTCAGCGGCCGCCTCCTTATCTTCCGTTCATCCTTCCGGCGCTGTGGATTCGGATCCCTGCGGATTCCTCGAACGATGCTTATTTTCAACTGAGGCTGGAGCTAAATCTCCATCGTTGTCGATTGGATTGGTTGCGCGGCCAATGGCGACGGTGTCGCCGGAAATGATGGGACAGTACGGATCATTTGGGGCGGTGACGCTGGAGAAGGGCAAGCTTGATCTCTCTCAGAAGACTTCCAAGTCTAGCCCTGAG ACGGCAattggtggaggaggaggagataatgggaagaaaatttttcatggtggtggtggtggtgatgatggtgatgatgatgatgactatTTTGGAGACTTTGATGAAGGGGAtgagggagaagaaggtggACTATTCAGAAGGCGTATTTTCTTACAAGAG TTTTATGACCGACAATTTGTTGATGCCGTGTTGCAAGAGTGGTACAAAACTATTACTGATTTGCCTGCTGGATTTCGCCAAGCTTGTGAAATG GGTATGGTAAGCTCTGCTCAAATGGCCCAATTCTTAGCAATGAATGCGAGGCCAACAATGGCTAGGCTCATTTCTCGAAGCCTACCTGAATCCATATCCAGGGCTTTCATTGGGAG AATGCTAGCAGATCCATCTTTCTTGTACAAGTTACTTCTAGAGCAGGTGGCCACGATTGGTTGTTCAGTTTGGTGGGAATTTAAGAACAGGAAGGAGAG GATTAAAGAGGAATGGGATTTGGCCCTAATTAATGTTCTGACTGCAGCAGCTTGCAATGTTGCCATCGTCTGGTCACTTGCTCCTTGCCGATCCTATGGAAGCACTTTCCAATTTGACCTGCAAAACACTATCCAAAAGcttccaaataatatttttgaaaggaGTTATCCTTTCCGAGAATTTGACTTGCAGAAAAGAGTTCAATCTTTCTTTTATAAAGCTGCGGAGCTTTCCCTTTTTGGGTTAATTGCTGGATCAGTTCAAGGAACTCTGTCCAAACTGTCCTCTAGAAGAAAGGAACCGAG ACCATGCTGTAGGTTATCCATGACCATGCCATCTGTGAGGACAAATGCTCTTGGCTCTGGATCTTTCCTGGGAATATACACAAATTTTCGATATCAGCTTTTATATGGGATAGATAGAGCTCTGTTAGATTACTTTGATGTTCTTGGAGTGGCGATCTTTTTTGGCTTTGCGTTAAG GATTCTGAATGTTCAGGTGGGGGAAACATCCAAAGTAGCTTGGCTTGGGGTGGAAGCCAACCCTCTAATTCAGTCAGAGGATCACTCGAAATTTTACAGCAGACCTTCAGAAGCTTTAGACACACCATCCTCCAAATGGTTCATATCCAAGAACACCATCATCTCCGGTCTTGGACGTCTTGGTATCAGGAAGGACAGCAAGGACCTGAACAGTTCTACGTCAAAGGCTCGGAGGAAGAGAATTGTCAGAACAAAGGTTAGCGAAAGCTCAGTTTAG
- the LOC120261211 gene encoding zinc finger CCCH domain-containing protein 56 isoform X1 encodes MDYNSNAIEIIPEPTVPGGANSWTSNLNDQALWATEDDYRSWNGETSVDSMSNSVQDSRQGPSRAGGEQTPTKKARNDSQGNGSNSKSKAIGKMFFKTKLCCKFRAGTCPYITNCNFAHGIEELRKPPPNWQEIVAAHDEASEPREEHQIPIITSSNVSGDTQRSYKGRHCKKFYTEEGCPYGDACTFLHDEQSRSRESVAISLGPSMGSSGNYAAVANPTAQKPSNWKTRICNKWEMTGNCPFGSKCHFAHGAAELHKYGGGLVEIEGGSAPSAAQESKHAGVPLKAPTDTVVAANTSVPHAEVYHHIGTPAQRSVGIPQRQGQRQFQKWKGPDKISRIYGDWIDEIE; translated from the exons ATGGATTATAATAGCAATGCTATAGAGATAATTCCAGAACCAACGGTCCCTGGTGGTGCAAATTCGTGGACATCCAACCTTAATGACCAGGCGCTTTGGGCCACTGAAGATGATTATCGTTCTTGGAATGGAGAAACCTCAGTGGATTCCATGTCCAACTCTGTGCAGGATTCCCGCCAAGGCCCTTCCAGGGCAGGTGGTGAGCAGACTCCCACCAAGAAAGCTCGGAATGATTCTCAAGGAAATGGATCCAACAGTAAGTCTAAAGCCATTGGTAAAATGTTCTTCAAGACCAAATTATGCTGCAAGTTTCGTGCTGGGACTTGTCCATACATCACAAACTGTAATTTTGCGCATGGGATTGAGGAGCTACGGAAACCACCTCCCAATTGGCAGGAGATTGTGGCAGCTCATGATGAAGCTTCGGAGCCCAGGGAGGAGCATCAGATACCGATAATCACTTCTTCCAATGTTAGTGGGGATACACAGAGGTCATATAAAGGGAGGCATTGCAAGAAGTTCTATACTGAGGAAGGATGTCCTTATGGTGATGCATGTACCTTTTTGCATGATGAACAGTCTAGATCTCGGGAGAGCGTGGCGATAAGCCTTGGTCCAAGCATGGGGAGTAGTGGTAATTATGCGGCTGTAGCCAATCCAACTGCTCAGAAGCCGTCAAATTGGAAGACCAGGATATGTAATAAGTGGGAGATGACAGGGAACTGCCCGTTTGGTAGCAAGTGCCACTTTGCTCATGGCGCGGCAG AGCTTCACAAATATGGTGGTGGCCTTGTAGAGATTGAAGGCGGAAGTGCTCCTTCAGCAGCTCAGGAATCCAAGCACGCTGGAGTACCATTAAAGGCCCCAACAGACACTGTTGTTGCAGCTAACACTTCAGTACCACACGCCGAAGTCTATCATCATATCGGGACTCCTGCGCAAAGGTCAGTTGGTATTCCGCAGAGGCAGGGGCAGAGACAATTTCAGAAATGGAAAGGCCCAGACAAGATTAGTAGAATTTATGGTGATTGGATTGATGAAATTGAGTAG
- the LOC120263812 gene encoding protein RETICULATA-RELATED 1, chloroplastic-like isoform X2, with translation MPSLAVVHASSLRLVPHRHRISHPENHHTTRLSVAASSRRLRPISAAASLSSVHPSGAVDSDPCGFLERCLFSTEAGAKSPSLSIGLVARPMATVSPEMMGQYGSFGAVTLEKGKLDLSQKTSKSSPETAIGGGGGDNGKKIFHGGGGGDDGDDDDDYFGDFDEGDEGEEGGLFRRRIFLQEFYDRQFVDAVLQEWYKTITDLPAGFRQACEMGMVSSAQMAQFLAMNARPTMARLISRSLPESISRAFIGRMLADPSFLYKLLLEQVATIGCSVWWEFKNRKERIKEEWDLALINVLTAAACNVAIVWSLAPCRSYGSTFQFDLQNTIQKLPNNIFERSYPFREFDLQKRVQSFFYKAAELSLFGLIAGSVQGTLSKLSSRRKEPRPCCRLSMTMPSVRTNALGSGSFLGIYTNFRYQLLYGIDRALLDYFDVLGVAIFFGFALRILNVQVGETSKVAWLGVEANPLIQSEDHSKFYSRPSEALDTPSSKWFISKNTIISGLGRLGIRKDSKDLNSSTSKARRKRIVRTKE, from the exons ATGCCTTCCCTCGCCGTCGTCCACGCTTCTTCACTCCGCTTGGTTCCCCACCGCCATCGAATCTCTCACCCCGAGAATCACCACACCACCAGACTCAGCGTCGCTGCCTCTTCTCGTAGATTGAGGCCCATCTCAGCGGCCGCCTCCTTATCTTCCGTTCATCCTTCCGGCGCTGTGGATTCGGATCCCTGCGGATTCCTCGAACGATGCTTATTTTCAACTGAGGCTGGAGCTAAATCTCCATCGTTGTCGATTGGATTGGTTGCGCGGCCAATGGCGACGGTGTCGCCGGAAATGATGGGACAGTACGGATCATTTGGGGCGGTGACGCTGGAGAAGGGCAAGCTTGATCTCTCTCAGAAGACTTCCAAGTCTAGCCCTGAG ACGGCAattggtggaggaggaggagataatgggaagaaaatttttcatggtggtggtggtggtgatgatggtgatgatgatgatgactatTTTGGAGACTTTGATGAAGGGGAtgagggagaagaaggtggACTATTCAGAAGGCGTATTTTCTTACAAGAG TTTTATGACCGACAATTTGTTGATGCCGTGTTGCAAGAGTGGTACAAAACTATTACTGATTTGCCTGCTGGATTTCGCCAAGCTTGTGAAATG GGTATGGTAAGCTCTGCTCAAATGGCCCAATTCTTAGCAATGAATGCGAGGCCAACAATGGCTAGGCTCATTTCTCGAAGCCTACCTGAATCCATATCCAGGGCTTTCATTGGGAG AATGCTAGCAGATCCATCTTTCTTGTACAAGTTACTTCTAGAGCAGGTGGCCACGATTGGTTGTTCAGTTTGGTGGGAATTTAAGAACAGGAAGGAGAG GATTAAAGAGGAATGGGATTTGGCCCTAATTAATGTTCTGACTGCAGCAGCTTGCAATGTTGCCATCGTCTGGTCACTTGCTCCTTGCCGATCCTATGGAAGCACTTTCCAATTTGACCTGCAAAACACTATCCAAAAGcttccaaataatatttttgaaaggaGTTATCCTTTCCGAGAATTTGACTTGCAGAAAAGAGTTCAATCTTTCTTTTATAAAGCTGCGGAGCTTTCCCTTTTTGGGTTAATTGCTGGATCAGTTCAAGGAACTCTGTCCAAACTGTCCTCTAGAAGAAAGGAACCGAG ACCATGCTGTAGGTTATCCATGACCATGCCATCTGTGAGGACAAATGCTCTTGGCTCTGGATCTTTCCTGGGAATATACACAAATTTTCGATATCAGCTTTTATATGGGATAGATAGAGCTCTGTTAGATTACTTTGATGTTCTTGGAGTGGCGATCTTTTTTGGCTTTGCGTTAAG GATTCTGAATGTTCAGGTGGGGGAAACATCCAAAGTAGCTTGGCTTGGGGTGGAAGCCAACCCTCTAATTCAGTCAGAGGATCACTCGAAATTTTACAGCAGACCTTCAGAAGCTTTAGACACACCATCCTCCAAATGGTTCATATCCAAGAACACCATCATCTCCGGTCTTGGACGTCTTGGTATCAGGAAGGACAGCAAGGACCTGAACAGTTCTACGTCAAAGGCTCGGAGGAAGAGAATTGTCAGAACAAAG GAATAA
- the LOC120263537 gene encoding AT-hook motif nuclear-localized protein 23-like — protein sequence MAGLDLSTASRYFHQLHHHHHHHPDLHLQRPNPDTNDDPNNTTTNTNHFDTNNDDHQGHTLELVAPGGGAAGPGDIVARRPRGRPPGSKNKPKPPVIITRESANTLRAHILEIGSGCDVFDCISTYARRRQRGVCILSGSGTVTNVSLRQPASAGAIVTLHGRFEILSLSGSFLPPPAPPGATSLTVFLAGGQGQVVGGSVVGALIAAGPVIVIGASFTNVAYERLPLEEEDPAGLQMQQPQGSSGGGGAASSGGGGGSGGGASVGNPFPDPSSGLPFFNLPLNMPQMPPVVDGQGWPASSGGRPSF from the coding sequence ATGGCGGGTCTTGATCTAAGCACAGCCTCCCGCTACTTCCATCaactccaccaccaccaccaccatcacccaGACCTCCACCTCCAACGTCCCAATCCCGACACCAACGATGATCCCAACAACACCACAACCAACACCAACCATTTCGATACCAATAACGATGATCATCAAGGTCACACCCTCGAACTCGTTGCACCGGGTGGCGGTGCAGCTGGTCCAGGAGATATAGTCGCCCGAAGACCCCGTGGCCGTCCACCCGGCTCAAAGAACAAACCTAAACCTCCTGTCATAATAACTAGAGAGAGCGCAAACACTCTCCGAGCTCACATACTTGAAATCGGAAGTGGTTGTGATGTTTTTGATTGCATATCTACCTATGCTCGGCGACGACAACGCGGTGTTTGCATCTTAAGTGGTAGTGGCACTGTCACTAATGTTAGTCTCCGCCAGCCAGCTTCTGCCGGTGCCATCGTTACCCTTCATGGTCGCTTTGAAATCTTATCTCTTTCAGGGTCTTTTCTCCCACCACCTGCTCCACCAGGTGCTACTAGTCTTACTGTCTTTCTCGCCGGAGGACAAGGGCAGGTGGTTGGTGGTAGTGTTGTTGGGGCCTTGATTGCCGCAGGTCCGGTCATTGTTATCGGAGCATCATTTACTAATGTTGCTTATGAAAGGTTGCCACTTGAAGAGGAAGACCCTGCAGGACTTCAGATGCAACAGCCTCAAGGATCTAGTGGCGGTGGTGGTGCTGCTAGcagtggaggtggtggtggcaGTGGTGGTGGAGCAAGTGTAGGTAATCCATTTCCCGACCCGTCTTCGGGTTTGCCATTCTTCAATTTGCCATTGAACATGCCGCAGATGCCCCCGGTTGTCGACGGACAAGGTTGGCCTGCAAGTTCCGGTGGAAGACCGTCTTTCTAA